The Prunus dulcis unplaced genomic scaffold, ALMONDv2, whole genome shotgun sequence genome has a window encoding:
- the LOC117613384 gene encoding AP-4 complex subunit epsilon-like yields MKIYAFEISAQRKVDILPECQSLVEELSASHSTDLQQRAYELQAVISLDAPAVESIMPSDASCEDIEIDKRLSFLNGYVQQALEKGAQPYIPENERSGMLNISNFSTQDQHEALTHGLRFEAYELPKPAVPSRIPPAAVASSTELVPVPEPSYVREIRQPASLPPVSDAGSSELKLRLDGVQRKWGRPTYSSPALSISNSSSSSSQKSANGVTQIDSVSTSNSKARDTYESRRPQVEISPEKQKLASSLFGGSSKTERRPSSANHKVSKANIHASEKPQVPKAAAVHTEVNHERAPDLLDLGDSTSSTASTVDPFKQLEGLLDQTEVALTANHGAAGAAKTPDIMGLYTDTSLSGLSSSVGDPLPTNRDEFNLASELSNATRTAQSGVTQLNKGPNPKDSLEKDALVRQMGVTPTSQNPNLFKDLLG; encoded by the exons ATGAAAATATATGCCTTTGAAATTTCAGCTCAGAGAAAAGTGGATATCCTACCTGAG TGTCAATCTTTGGTGGAAGAATTGTCAGCTTCTCACTCAACAGATCTGCAGCAGCGTGCATATGAATTGCAAGCTGTCATTAGCTTAGATGCTCCTGCAGTTGAGAGTATTATGCCGTCAGATGCAAGTTGTGAAGACATTGAG ATTGATAAAAGACTTTCATTCCTCAATGGCTATGTCCAGCAAGCACTAGAGAAAGGTGCTCAGCCCTATATTCCTGAGAATGAGCGCTCTGGAATGTTAAATATCAGCAACTTCAGTACCCAAGATCAGCATGAAGCTTTAACCCATGGTCTTAGGTTTGAGGCATATGAGCTTCCAAAGCCAGCAGTGCCATCCAGAATTCCTCCAGCTGCAGTTGCATCCTCAACCGAGCTTGTTCCAGTTCCTGAACCATCTTATGTTAGGGAGATCCGCCAGCCTGCATCATTGCCACCTGTTTCAGATGCAGGATCTTCGGAACTTAAGTTACGACTAGATGGtgttcaaagaaaatgggGTAGGCCAACGTATTCCTCTCCAGCATTGTCAATCTCAAATTCCTCTAGTTCTAGTTCCCAGAAATCAGCGAATGGGGTCACACAAATAGATAGCGTGAGcacttcaaattcaaaagcaCGTGATACTTATGAGTCAAGGAGGCCTCAGGTTGAAATTTCTCCAGAAAAGCAGAAGCTTGCCAGTTCACTGTTTGGGGGATCATCAAAAACCGAGAGGAGGCCATCTTCTGCCAACCATAAGGTGTCTAAGGCGAATATCCATGCTTCAGAGAAGCCCCAGGTACCAAAGGCAGCAGCTGTACACACTGAAGTTAATCATGAACGTGCTCCAGACTTGCTCGATTTGGGTGACTCAACTAGTAGTACTGCTTCCACTGTAGATCCTTTCAAGCAGTTAGAAGGGCTTCTTGATCAAACTGAAGTTGCATTAACTGCAAATCATGGTGCAGCTGGTGCTGCTAAGACACCTGATATTATGGGATTATATACAGATACATCTCTCAGCGGGCTTAGTAGCAGTGTTGGCGACCCTTTGCCGACCAATAGGGATGAGTTTAATCTTGCATCTGAGTTATCAAATGCTACAAGAACTGCTCAAAGTGGGGTAACACAATTGAATAAGGGTCCTAACCCTAAAGATTCCTTGGAAAAGGATGCACTTGTAAGGCAGATGGGTGTGACCCCAACAAGTCAGAATCCCAACTTGTTTAAAGATTTGCTTGGCTAA